In a single window of the Porites lutea chromosome 14, jaPorLute2.1, whole genome shotgun sequence genome:
- the LOC140924420 gene encoding glycogenin-1-like: MANLIELRTIFLLSFIPIAIFTVIICSWRPIFIAYGFRYVNIVFSEIVRDKQRFIDKELQTATNEWRLYQMESLFGQEWCKGNAEPRSNVTWLTALVNDNLIVPSLVLGHSIRTFSCQQNMIALISERVSRTAAKALQRVGWETRVVDELDCNWMDAELGGQANMDLFKKQRIKGTHTRFHAWKFTNYSKIIYTDADYMLMTNIDELFDIEDDFAAVPCGRPGVIDPCFNGGLLVFKPDKKYFDEIMKLWFEITVKDTCPNDQDLLSFYFIDAGKWNKLPYAYNIRRIIYRPMKSFHFACCYPPKPWTAKCRPSREEAKLYKGPILTFDDIALLFWKNIYELLTKYELENWWRSTEFFNPSQEFGNISYAHCSKSIPRRKNSSKGQD, encoded by the coding sequence ATGGCGAATCTAATAGAGTTGCGAACGATTTTTCTGTTGTCATTTATCCCTATCGCAATTTTCACGGTCATTATTTGTTCATGGAGGCCCATATTCATTGCGTATGGCTTTAGATACGTGAATATCGTCTTTTCAGAAATTGTACGTGATAAACAGAGGTTTATAGACAAAGAACTACAAACTGCTACAAACGAATGGAGGCTTTACCAGATGGAGAGTCTCTTTGGCCAAGAATGGTGCAAAGGAAACGCTGAACCAAGAAGCAATGTAACATGGCTAACAGCTTTGGTGAACGATAACTTAATTGTACCTTCACTGGTGCTAGGCCATTCAATTCGCACTTTTTCTTGTCAGCAAAACATGATTGCGTTAATTTCGGAGCGAGTCAGCCGAACAGCGGCGAAAGCACTACAACGTGTTGGCTGGGAGACTCGCGTAGTCGACGAACTAGATTGCAACTGGATGGATGCGGAATTAGGCGGTCAAGCAAACatggatctttttaaaaagcaacGAATAAAGGGAACACACACCAGATTTCATGCCTGGAAATTCACGAATTATTCCAAAATTATTTACACCGATGCCGACTACATGTTAATGACAAATATTGATGAATTGTTTGACATTGAAGACGACTTTGCAGCTGTGCCTTGCGGAAGACCAGGGGTAATCGATCCATGCTTTAACGGAGGACTACTCGTGTTTAAACCCGATAAAAAATACTTCGATGAGATCATGAAACTTTGGTTTGAAATCACTGTGAAAGACACTTGCCCAAACGACCAAGATTTGCTCTCCTTTTATTTTATAGATGCCGGCAAATGGAATAAACTTCCGTACGCCTACAATATTAGACGAATCATTTACAGACCCATGAAGTCGTTCCACTTCGCCTGCTGCTATCCGCCAAAGCCGTGGACTGCAAAATGCAGGCCAAGCAGAGAAGAAGCGAAACTCTACAAGGGACCAATCTTAACTTTCGACGACATAGCCTTACTGTTTTGGAAGAATATTTATGAACTTctgacgaaatacgagctcgaGAACTGGTGGAGATCTACAGAGTTTTTTAATCCTTCGCAGgagtttggaaatatttcttACGCTCATTGCTCGAAGAGTATTCCTAGGCGTAAAAACAGCAGCAAAGGACAAGACTGA
- the LOC140924194 gene encoding glycogenin-1-like, translating into MSDQQNCQQEHDSSSPVSCSKTLRKVCLLLILIPVLIVVVFIAVWRPIFVTYFYRFTKLIVLCVVRDNQRFLDNELEAVNKEWRMYRLESRFGQDWCKEYAESRSNVTWLTALVNDKLIFASLVLGHSIRTFSCQKNMIALISDQVSKKMVKALQRVGWETRVVEELDCEWMEATLGGERNFDFFRKSRIKGTHTRFHAWKYTEFSKIIYTDADYMLMTNVDELFDLGDDFAAVPCGRPGVVDPFFNAGFLVFRPNMKHHEEMMKLWRELTAKDTCPHDQDLLNMYYSNKWKELPYTYNIRRHIYRPMKSFHFACCYPPKPWSAECRPNREEAYNFNSPILTFDDIAMVFWKNAYELLHKYELEDWWRSTEWFRPWQEFGNTTYADCLSNISVNPQR; encoded by the coding sequence ATGTCTGATCAGCAAAACTGCCAACAGGAACACGACTCTTCATCGCCAGTGTCGTGCTCAAAAACACTCCGAAAAGTTTGCCTTTTATTGATATTAATCCCTGTCTTAATTGTCGTGGTCTTCATTGCCGTGTGGAGGCCAATCTTCGTCACGTATTTCTACAGGTTTACGAAGCTCATTGTATTGTGTGTAGTACGCGATAATCAGCGATTTTTGGACAATGAACTAGAGGCTGTTAACAAAGAATGGAGAATGTATCGACTGGAGAGTCGTTTTGGTCAGGATTGGTGCAAAGAGTATGCTGAATCACGGAGCAATGTAACATGGCTAACCGCCTTAGTGAACGATAAATTAATCTTCGCTTCACTGGTTCTTGGTCATTCAATACGAACATTCTCTTGTCAGAAAAACATGATTGCGTTGATTTCAGATCAAGTAAGCAAAAAAATGGTCAAAGCTCTTCAACGTGTTGGCTGGGAGACTCGGGTTGTGGAAGAACTAGACTGTGAGTGGATGGAAGCGACGTTAGGAGGCGAGAGAAACTTCGACTTTTTTAGGAAGAGCAGAATAAAGGGAACACACACCAGATTTCACGCATGGAAATACACAGaattttctaaaattatttACACCGATGCTGATTACATGTTGATGACAAACGTAGACGAACTGTTTGATCTTGGAGACGACTTTGCAGCCGTCCCTTGTGGTAGACCCGGCGTTGTCGATCCGTTTTTCAATGCGGGATTTCTCGTGTTTAGGCCCAATATGAAACACCACGAAGAAATGATGAAACTCTGGCGTGAACTCACAGCGAAAGACACGTGCCCTCACGACCAGGATCTGCTGAACATGTACTATTCTAATAAGTGGAAAGAACTTCCCTACACTTACAACATCAGGCGTCATATTTACAGACCGATGAAGTCATTTCACTTCGCCTGTTGTTATCCGCCCAAGCCATGGTCTGCCGAATGTCGACCAAACAGGGAGGAAGCTTATAACTTTAACTCCCCTATTTTAACCTTCGATGACATTGCAATGGTGTTCTGGAAAAACGCCTATGAGCTGCTACATAAATACGAGCTTGAGGATTGGTGGAGATCTACAGAGTGGTTTCGTCCTTGGCAGGAGTTTGGAAATACAACGTATGCTGATTGCTTGAGCAATATATCCGTAAACCCTCAGCGGTAG